The following nucleotide sequence is from Penaeus vannamei isolate JL-2024 chromosome 10, ASM4276789v1, whole genome shotgun sequence.
TCGGCCCACTGATAGAAGCCATGACCTGCGTTTGGTAATAATGTGCAAATATTTCCTTTTGTGCTGAACTAGCAAAAGTTATTTacagagtaagaagaagaatattTCTCTGCAAATTGGCTTTCTCATTACACACAGTATTTTGTTCTCTAACGTAGCAATAAATGGGAAAATAAGATGCCTAAGTACAAAACCTGAATATATAGCTCTGTGGTGATTTTTTCTAAAGAGGTAAACTAGCTTCGGATGACTTTAAAGATTGATTTGGGACAATTATTGGAGGCAGAGGCAAAAACGGGGGGCAGAGACAGTGTCAGCTGATATAATGGTAGAATCATATCCTTTATTCATGATTTCCAGTGGATGCTTctttatactcgtatatatactcttatggtagtgataatgataatattaatgatgataaaaataacaataacgacaatgctgaaaacagataagaataacaataacagcaattattactgttcttaatgACCGTctttaatgataaagatgcttTTAATAGAACGATGatacatattttctttccttttttagatAAATACAAGAATCCTTATAAGGCTCTCCATGCTTCTCATCTCCAatattctcctccttttatcttctctccagGAACTCCCGGTCGACCGCTACGAGAACATCGTCCGGCGCCTGGGACTCGAAGGCCGCGTCATCGACTACGTCAAGATGGACATCGAACTCGCCGAGCTGGACGTCCTGCGCGACCTGCTGGACGACTCGCCTCACCTCCTCAGGAACATCAAGCAGATCGCCTTCGAAGTCCACCACGACCTGCTGgaaggtatggggggggggggggctagggggggatagggggatgggtgggaagggggagggtggatggataggtagggagagggtgattgagggggggggggaaggagggttggggggagggagtgagagagggagggaaagagggagggaggtagagagagaaagagagagagagagggggggaaaggagggtgggggagagggagggaaagagggagggaaagagagaaagagagaaagagagaaagagagaaagagagaaagagagagagagagagagagagagagagagagagagagagagagagagagagagagagagagagagagagagagagagagagaaagagagagaagagggggaaaggagggtgggggagagagaaagagagagaggaaaatatgtaaaaaaaaaaaaaagagagagagagagagcgagacagactcGACGCTTCCTAACCCGACATCCATCCCTACCCACAAGGCCTTCCCTCATTACCTCACGcggatcctcctccttctctccccaggCCGGATGCGGGCGGGGAGCAACGTGCAGGCCTTCTGGACGCTCTTCCACCGGCTCGAGTGCGCCGGCTTCCGCATCCTCCACTCGCGCAGGACTTGGAAATGGCAAGAGATGGTGTGGGCGAGAGATGGCATTTGAttagggttttttttctttctttctttctttctttctgtcttcgttttttttttttttttcttttttgcatagaTCTCACAAGTTATCctttaagataatatatatatatatatatatatatatatatatatatatatatatatatatatatgtgtgtgtgtgtgtgtgtgtgtgtgtgtgtgtgtgtgtgtgtgtgtgtgtgtataaatatatatatatatatatatatatatatatatatatatatatatatatatatatatagagagacagagagagagagagagaaagagagagagagagagagagagagagatgtgtgtatatatatcaatgataatgataacaattcatgtttgttgtttttctacATCTGAgtttctgatttttgtttttttctgtcaaaGACAAAATTTTTGTGTGGTGATTTTTCATTCGTGGTCATTCCGTATTTTCGTATTCTATGTGATAGTGATTACTCGGCATCTGTATTTT
It contains:
- the LOC138862938 gene encoding uncharacterized protein; translated protein: MAVAQVQLGGWLDAPDDGRKFLCLDERFRLDRGDCVVLSFGVNNEWSFEDDVERLGCKVYAFDPSMGVPDHQRSPSIRFFGLGISDFQGEMNVRIEKKYTMELPVDRYENIVRRLGLEGRVIDYVKMDIELAELDVLRDLLDDSPHLLRNIKQIAFEVHHDLLEGRMRAGSNVQAFWTLFHRLECAGFRILHSRRTWKWQEMVWARDGI